The Desulfomicrobium orale DSM 12838 genome includes a window with the following:
- a CDS encoding bile acid:sodium symporter family protein, protein MSASTALFSAAAWIERRFLFLAVGFSALGLVHPPLFAWIRPYISLGLGLIMFGMGLTLEFSDFTRVSRQWPSAALGVSLQYALMPAIAWVVCALLQLPPEAAVGVMLVGCCPAGTASNVIAYFSRADVPLSVTMSLASTLLAPLLTPALMELLAGQRVAVNFWSMAGSICWIVVCPVLGGLVLRRTLQARVRPALRIFPAVSVLSISAVIACVVAINQKTILTVPLMVLAAVILHNALGFLCGFWAARGTGAAFVTARTISIEVGMQNSGLAVALAGTFFGPAAALPGALFSLWQNLAGMLLARWWRSDQNVH, encoded by the coding sequence ATGTCCGCATCTACCGCCCTGTTCAGCGCCGCCGCCTGGATCGAGCGGCGTTTTCTCTTCCTGGCCGTGGGCTTTTCCGCACTGGGCCTTGTTCATCCGCCCCTTTTTGCCTGGATCAGACCGTATATCTCTCTGGGTCTTGGCCTCATCATGTTCGGCATGGGTCTGACCCTGGAATTCTCCGACTTCACCCGCGTGTCCCGCCAGTGGCCGTCCGCGGCGCTGGGCGTGTCGCTTCAGTATGCACTCATGCCGGCGATCGCCTGGGTGGTGTGCGCCCTCCTGCAGCTGCCGCCCGAAGCGGCTGTCGGCGTCATGCTCGTCGGGTGCTGCCCGGCGGGCACGGCATCCAACGTCATCGCCTATTTTTCCAGAGCGGATGTCCCCCTGTCCGTAACCATGAGTCTTGCCTCCACCCTGCTCGCCCCTCTGCTCACTCCGGCATTGATGGAACTTCTGGCCGGACAGCGTGTGGCCGTGAACTTCTGGAGCATGGCCGGATCCATCTGCTGGATCGTGGTCTGCCCGGTTCTGGGCGGACTTGTGCTGCGCAGAACGCTGCAAGCCCGCGTCCGACCGGCGCTGCGTATCTTCCCGGCCGTCTCCGTACTGAGCATTTCCGCGGTCATCGCCTGTGTGGTGGCCATCAACCAGAAAACCATCCTGACCGTCCCCCTGATGGTGCTGGCTGCCGTCATCCTGCACAACGCCCTCGGCTTTCTGTGCGGATTCTGGGCGGCGCGCGGAACAGGCGCGGCATTCGTGACCGCCCGGACCATCTCCATCGAAGTGGGGATGCAGAACTCGGGTCTGGCCGTGGCCCTGGCCGGAACATTCTTTGGACCGGCCGCAGCCCTGCCTGGCGCGCTCTTCAGCCTGTGGCAGAATCTGGCGGGCATGCTCCTGGCCCGCTGGTGGCGTTCCGATCAGAATGTTCACTGA
- a CDS encoding NAD(P)/FAD-dependent oxidoreductase: MTSAEQIFDLTIEPDQAGDLKLVRSLALHRAGLPENSAARVRIVRRSVDARARMPRFLLRVAVGGEEEARRSFEPRALGPKRVVVVGAGPAGYFAALTLLEAGITPVVLEQGRDVRSRLKDIKKIYSESLIHPHSNYCFGEGGAGTYSDGKLFTRSKKRGDVNRILDLFVAHGASEDILVDAHPHLGSNALPRLVRALRESILGVGGEVRFGARVSDLLLSGGTARGVVLEDGEKIPADAVILATGHSARDVYALLHRKGMSLEAKPFALGVRIEHPQELVDRMFYHHLPRHPALPPASYRIACQTGERGVFSFCMCPGGFVVPAATAPGELVLNGMSLASRKAPFANAGLVAEVRPSDVAAKDPLALLRFQSQVEQAVFAAGDGRTQRAPAQSARDFARGRLTDSPGRTSYLPGVYAASLHELLPAFVVRALRQALRVFGQRHHGFDSAEAMMLAVESRTSAPVRIPRDPVSLMHPEAAGLFPCGEGAGHAGGIISAAMDGVAVAQGVSRYVGA, encoded by the coding sequence ATGACCTCTGCGGAACAGATTTTCGACCTGACCATCGAGCCGGACCAGGCGGGTGACCTGAAGCTCGTCCGTTCTCTCGCGCTGCACCGGGCGGGACTGCCGGAAAATTCCGCCGCGCGGGTGCGGATCGTGCGCCGTTCTGTGGACGCGCGGGCCAGAATGCCGCGTTTTCTGTTGCGCGTGGCTGTGGGAGGCGAAGAAGAAGCCCGGCGGAGTTTTGAGCCCAGAGCTCTCGGCCCGAAGCGGGTCGTTGTGGTCGGAGCCGGACCGGCCGGATATTTCGCGGCCCTGACCCTGCTGGAGGCGGGCATCACGCCCGTAGTGCTGGAGCAGGGCAGGGATGTGCGCTCCCGTCTGAAGGACATCAAAAAGATTTATTCCGAAAGCCTGATCCACCCGCACTCCAACTACTGTTTCGGCGAAGGCGGGGCGGGCACCTATTCCGACGGCAAGCTGTTCACCCGGTCCAAAAAGCGCGGAGACGTGAACCGCATTCTGGACCTGTTTGTGGCGCACGGCGCGTCGGAGGATATCCTGGTGGACGCTCATCCGCATCTGGGCTCCAACGCGTTGCCCCGTCTGGTGCGGGCGCTGCGGGAGTCCATTCTGGGTGTCGGCGGGGAAGTGCGTTTCGGCGCCCGCGTGAGCGATCTGCTGCTAAGCGGCGGTACGGCGCGCGGAGTAGTGCTGGAAGACGGGGAAAAAATTCCGGCCGACGCGGTGATTCTGGCCACGGGCCACTCGGCGCGGGACGTGTACGCGCTGCTGCACCGGAAGGGTATGTCTCTGGAGGCCAAGCCCTTTGCCCTGGGTGTACGCATAGAGCATCCGCAGGAGCTGGTGGACCGGATGTTCTATCACCACTTGCCGCGTCATCCGGCCCTGCCCCCGGCCAGCTACCGCATTGCCTGCCAGACCGGGGAACGGGGAGTCTTTTCCTTCTGCATGTGCCCCGGAGGATTCGTGGTCCCGGCCGCCACAGCTCCGGGAGAACTCGTGTTAAACGGCATGAGTCTGGCCAGCCGGAAGGCCCCCTTCGCCAACGCCGGACTGGTAGCGGAAGTACGCCCGTCCGATGTGGCGGCAAAGGATCCTCTCGCGCTGCTGCGTTTTCAGAGTCAGGTGGAGCAGGCTGTTTTCGCCGCCGGAGACGGCCGCACCCAGCGCGCTCCGGCCCAGAGCGCACGTGATTTCGCGCGAGGGCGCCTGACGGACTCTCCGGGGCGTACATCCTATCTTCCGGGCGTGTATGCCGCTTCACTGCACGAACTTCTGCCCGCCTTCGTGGTCCGCGCCCTGCGTCAGGCTCTGCGTGTTTTCGGACAGCGTCATCATGGCTTTGACAGCGCCGAAGCCATGATGCTGGCCGTGGAGTCCAGAACCAGTGCGCCGGTACGCATCCCCCGCGACCCGGTTTCGCTGATGCATCCGGAAGCTGCGGGTCTTTTTCCCTGCGGCGAAGGGGCCGGGCACGCGGGCGGCATCATCTCGGCGGCCATGGACGGAGTGGCCGTGGCTCAGGGCGTGAGCCGTTATGTGGGCGCATAA
- the modB gene encoding molybdate ABC transporter permease subunit, protein MDQTFFFPVQLSLRVAALATVTALILGTGLAWIFHRFRFPGRELLDAVCSLPMVLPPTVMGYYLIVLLGKNGPLGRWLETTFGVTLIFTWQGAVVAAAAVSFPLIFKSARAALDGVGSRYENAARTLGCPEWLVFWRVCLPLAGRGILAGTMLAFARAMGEFGATLMIAGNLPGRTQTLSLAVYSATQAGQDSLAAQLVLLISILCTAILWISGRLLTPKWQA, encoded by the coding sequence ATGGATCAGACCTTCTTTTTCCCTGTGCAGCTGAGCCTGCGCGTGGCCGCCCTGGCCACCGTCACGGCCCTGATTCTGGGTACCGGACTGGCCTGGATATTCCACCGCTTCCGCTTTCCGGGCCGGGAGCTTCTGGATGCCGTGTGCAGCCTGCCCATGGTCCTGCCGCCCACGGTCATGGGCTACTACCTCATCGTGCTGCTCGGCAAAAACGGCCCTCTGGGACGCTGGCTGGAAACGACCTTCGGCGTGACCCTTATCTTCACTTGGCAGGGAGCCGTGGTGGCCGCGGCCGCCGTGTCCTTTCCCCTGATATTCAAATCCGCCCGGGCGGCTCTGGACGGCGTGGGCAGCCGCTATGAAAACGCGGCCAGAACCCTTGGCTGTCCGGAATGGCTGGTCTTCTGGCGAGTCTGTCTGCCTCTGGCCGGGCGCGGCATCCTGGCCGGGACCATGCTCGCCTTTGCCCGGGCCATGGGCGAATTCGGCGCGACCCTGATGATCGCGGGCAACCTGCCAGGCCGTACCCAGACTCTGTCTCTGGCCGTGTACAGCGCCACCCAGGCCGGACAGGACAGTCTGGCCGCGCAACTGGTGCTGCTCATTTCCATTCTGTGCACGGCCATCCTGTGGATATCCGGACGGCTGCTGACCCCGAAATGGCAGGCCTGA
- the yedF gene encoding sulfurtransferase-like selenium metabolism protein YedF, protein MSVLLNCEGEACPNPVLRCKALLDSQPVPSLQVIVDNDAARENVSRFLLSRGMRIEKTVHENSLWSIFAVSQDGAPALQPEPSARPGCDLATGGRTLVFLTTDAIGQGDATLGQRLMENFLRTLPELGDSLWRIVMVNGAVRLAASGHPALPLLQALEAAGVSILVCGTCLEFFGLMDKKSVGQVTNMLDVVTSQQMADKVITI, encoded by the coding sequence ATGTCCGTACTTTTGAATTGCGAGGGCGAAGCATGCCCCAATCCGGTGCTCCGTTGCAAGGCCCTGCTGGACAGCCAGCCGGTTCCGTCCCTGCAGGTGATCGTGGACAACGACGCGGCCAGGGAAAATGTGAGCCGTTTCCTGCTCAGCAGGGGCATGCGCATCGAAAAAACCGTACATGAAAACAGTCTGTGGAGTATTTTTGCCGTCAGTCAGGACGGCGCGCCAGCACTGCAACCGGAACCGTCGGCACGGCCCGGATGCGACCTCGCGACCGGCGGCAGGACCCTGGTGTTTCTGACCACCGACGCCATCGGACAGGGGGACGCCACGCTGGGACAGCGGCTCATGGAAAACTTTCTGCGGACCCTGCCGGAACTGGGCGACAGCCTGTGGCGGATCGTCATGGTCAACGGCGCGGTCCGGCTGGCCGCAAGCGGACACCCCGCCCTGCCCCTGCTCCAAGCCCTGGAAGCGGCGGGCGTTTCCATCCTGGTCTGCGGCACCTGCCTGGAATTCTTCGGCCTGATGGACAAAAAAAGCGTCGGGCAGGTCACCAACATGCTGGATGTGGTCACCAGCCAACAGATGGCGGATAAGGTCATCACCATCTGA
- a CDS encoding type II toxin-antitoxin system HipA family toxin — translation MSSTSEQAVVFMALPGQGYVPAGLLTHGPDFSFRYGKRYLQRPDAIALDPVRLPLTQAQYRSAGLFSALRDASPDRWGRKVLGFMAGRAPGSLSEFEILTAIHHPRRMGALAFGRTPEQPESFAAWASGEVFCPPARDLERIARLVARVEDAVDDEAVRELRASLPEDALLAALASSLSLGGARPKVQIEMDGNLWIAKFSKRGDPWREPVVEYATMTLAAACGIQTAFTRLVQAGGQTVLLVRRFDRDDARPRHVLSGFTVAELEEDGDWGSYQGLAESARRLGARGSGPEIFRRMVFNALCSNRDDHPRNHAFFVSRRGIEMTPAFDLVPASIRFPRLELSLACGREGRLASESNLLSHVLPFGLTPAQARNIWEEMRAVCSRWREHFGACGVTAREMEELRHRFALAGG, via the coding sequence ATGAGTTCGACTTCTGAACAGGCCGTTGTCTTCATGGCTTTGCCCGGACAGGGATATGTTCCGGCGGGCCTGCTCACTCATGGCCCGGATTTTTCCTTTCGCTACGGTAAGAGATATTTGCAGCGTCCGGACGCCATCGCGCTCGATCCGGTCCGGCTGCCTCTGACGCAGGCACAGTACCGGAGCGCCGGGCTTTTCAGCGCCTTGCGCGATGCCTCACCCGATCGTTGGGGCCGCAAGGTGTTGGGTTTCATGGCCGGACGCGCGCCGGGGAGTCTGTCCGAATTTGAAATACTGACGGCCATCCACCATCCCCGGCGCATGGGGGCTCTGGCTTTCGGGCGAACGCCGGAACAGCCGGAATCCTTTGCCGCATGGGCTTCCGGGGAAGTCTTCTGCCCTCCTGCCAGGGATTTGGAACGTATCGCCCGGCTCGTGGCCCGGGTCGAGGACGCGGTCGATGACGAGGCCGTACGGGAATTGCGTGCCTCCCTGCCCGAGGATGCTCTGCTGGCCGCTCTGGCGTCGAGCCTGTCGTTGGGCGGCGCGCGGCCCAAGGTGCAGATCGAGATGGACGGAAACCTGTGGATCGCGAAGTTTTCCAAACGCGGCGACCCTTGGCGCGAACCCGTGGTGGAATACGCCACCATGACACTGGCCGCGGCGTGCGGCATACAGACCGCGTTCACCAGACTGGTTCAGGCTGGCGGTCAGACCGTACTGCTGGTGCGGCGTTTTGACCGAGACGATGCCAGGCCGAGGCATGTTCTGTCCGGCTTTACGGTGGCCGAACTGGAAGAAGACGGAGACTGGGGAAGCTATCAGGGGCTGGCGGAGAGCGCCAGGCGGCTTGGGGCACGGGGCTCCGGGCCGGAAATTTTCCGGCGTATGGTTTTCAACGCCCTGTGCTCCAACCGAGACGACCATCCCCGCAATCACGCCTTTTTTGTCTCACGCCGGGGCATTGAGATGACTCCGGCTTTCGATCTGGTACCCGCGTCCATCCGTTTTCCGAGACTGGAGCTGTCACTGGCGTGCGGCCGGGAAGGGCGGCTGGCTTCAGAGAGTAATCTGCTCAGTCATGTGCTCCCGTTCGGGCTTACCCCGGCTCAGGCCAGAAATATCTGGGAGGAAATGCGGGCCGTATGCTCCCGGTGGAGGGAGCATTTTGGAGCCTGCGGCGTCACCGCGCGGGAAATGGAAGAATTGCGCCACCGCTTTGCATTGGCCGGGGGATGA
- a CDS encoding lysophospholipid acyltransferase family protein, with protein sequence MNLRVSPKFLGAVLSGLLRLWGRTLRIRRVNGEEFDRLIRTSRPVVMLWHDEIFPLIPSHENVGLVCVVSQSRDGELLTQVLWRFGFLTARGSSSRGGTRALVAAKRLMEKQDVGAIFTVDGPRGPRHKVKPGAVFLALLAGSPVVPVRVVMERRWILWRAWDKFQVPWPFSRCTIVYGAPVTVTDPGDDPEAMRRLCEEFERIMDSLEPLS encoded by the coding sequence GTGAATCTGCGGGTTTCTCCAAAATTTCTCGGCGCGGTCCTGTCCGGGCTGCTCCGCCTCTGGGGCCGGACCCTGCGGATCAGGCGCGTGAACGGAGAGGAGTTCGACCGGTTGATTCGGACCAGCCGTCCGGTGGTCATGCTCTGGCACGACGAAATTTTTCCGCTCATTCCTTCCCATGAGAATGTGGGACTGGTCTGCGTGGTCAGCCAGAGCCGGGACGGTGAACTGCTGACGCAGGTACTGTGGCGCTTTGGTTTTCTTACGGCCAGGGGCTCCAGTTCGCGGGGCGGAACGCGGGCTCTTGTGGCCGCCAAAAGGCTCATGGAAAAACAGGACGTGGGCGCGATCTTCACCGTGGACGGCCCGCGCGGCCCCCGGCACAAGGTCAAACCCGGAGCCGTCTTTCTGGCCCTGCTCGCGGGATCGCCCGTCGTGCCCGTGCGGGTGGTCATGGAACGCAGATGGATTCTGTGGCGGGCGTGGGACAAATTTCAGGTGCCGTGGCCGTTTTCCCGGTGCACCATCGTTTACGGCGCTCCCGTGACGGTGACCGATCCGGGAGACGACCCCGAAGCCATGCGGCGTTTGTGCGAGGAATTTGAGCGGATCATGGATTCTCTGGAGCCGCTCTCATGA
- the ade gene encoding adenine deaminase, translating into MRNLLAASRGLEPVDLLIRDCRLVNVLSGEIHAADVAVKDGVVVGFGPREALETVDAAGRFLCPGLVEGHIHIESTLLHPARFARVAAEHGTAAVVCDPHELANVRGLEGIRWLLDVTRGLPLDIFCMMPSCVPATHLETSGAAIAAEDIRMMLEEFSERILGLAEMMNYPGVLHGAPDVLAKLAASGSRPVDGHAPGLSGRDLDAYILSGPSSDHEACLLEEGREKLRKGVHLMIREGSSEKNLRDLLPLVNGFNSQNCSLVTDDRHCDDLVREGHLDHSVRLAVAEGLDPLRAIQMASINTARHFGLRRRGAVAPGYRADFLLLDELSSFAIHRVFLGGKPLEKHAWEPAPTRYRVDGSVRVGGLEPDCLDMPAGEGRARVIATVPGQIVTTAELVVPKIENGLIQADPEHDVARLAVFERHAGSGRRGLGLVRGLGVRQGALGGTVAHDSHNLIVAGASGSDMLLVARTLAECGGGFAVVLEGRVLELLPLTLAGLMSDGEPEEVAAALDRLNAAARSLGCPENINPFMQLSFLALPVIPELRLTDRGLVDVGLFDLVPLQG; encoded by the coding sequence ATGCGTAATCTGCTGGCCGCGTCCCGCGGCCTGGAACCCGTCGATCTGCTGATCCGGGACTGCCGGCTGGTCAATGTTCTGTCCGGAGAAATCCACGCCGCCGATGTGGCCGTCAAGGACGGCGTGGTGGTGGGATTCGGCCCGCGCGAGGCTCTGGAAACCGTGGACGCGGCCGGGCGCTTTCTGTGTCCCGGTCTGGTGGAGGGGCACATCCATATCGAATCCACGCTGCTGCATCCCGCCCGCTTCGCGCGGGTTGCCGCGGAGCATGGCACGGCGGCGGTGGTCTGCGATCCGCACGAACTGGCCAACGTGCGCGGCCTGGAAGGCATCCGCTGGCTGCTGGACGTGACCCGCGGTCTTCCTCTGGATATTTTCTGCATGATGCCGTCCTGCGTTCCGGCCACGCATCTGGAAACCTCCGGTGCGGCCATTGCCGCCGAAGACATCCGGATGATGCTCGAAGAATTTTCGGAGCGCATTCTGGGGCTTGCGGAGATGATGAATTATCCCGGCGTGCTGCATGGCGCGCCCGATGTTCTGGCCAAGCTCGCGGCCTCCGGTTCGCGGCCGGTGGACGGCCATGCGCCGGGCCTTTCCGGCCGTGATCTGGACGCTTACATCCTGTCCGGGCCGAGCAGCGACCACGAAGCCTGTCTGCTGGAGGAAGGGCGGGAAAAACTGCGCAAGGGTGTGCATCTGATGATCCGCGAAGGCAGTTCCGAAAAGAACCTGCGCGACCTGCTGCCTCTGGTGAACGGATTCAACAGCCAGAACTGTTCACTGGTCACGGATGACCGCCACTGCGACGATCTGGTGCGTGAAGGGCATCTGGATCACAGCGTCCGTCTGGCCGTGGCGGAGGGGCTCGACCCGTTGCGGGCCATTCAGATGGCTTCCATCAACACGGCCCGCCATTTCGGCCTGCGCCGGAGAGGGGCCGTCGCGCCGGGCTACCGCGCCGATTTCCTGCTGCTGGATGAACTGTCTTCCTTCGCCATTCACCGCGTGTTTCTGGGCGGCAAGCCGCTGGAAAAACATGCCTGGGAGCCCGCGCCCACGCGGTACCGTGTTGACGGCTCCGTGCGCGTGGGCGGCCTTGAACCGGACTGCCTGGACATGCCCGCCGGTGAGGGCAGGGCGCGCGTCATTGCCACTGTTCCCGGCCAGATCGTGACGACGGCGGAGCTGGTTGTGCCGAAAATCGAAAACGGCCTGATCCAGGCCGACCCGGAGCACGATGTAGCCCGGCTGGCGGTCTTCGAGCGGCATGCGGGCAGCGGCCGCAGGGGACTCGGACTCGTGCGCGGTCTGGGCGTGCGCCAAGGCGCTTTGGGCGGAACAGTGGCCCATGACTCCCACAATCTGATCGTGGCCGGAGCTTCCGGGTCGGACATGCTGCTGGTCGCGCGGACCCTGGCCGAATGCGGCGGGGGCTTTGCCGTCGTATTGGAGGGGCGGGTACTGGAGCTTCTGCCGCTGACTTTGGCCGGGCTCATGAGCGACGGAGAGCCGGAAGAGGTGGCCGCCGCCCTGGACCGCCTCAACGCGGCGGCCAGAAGTCTGGGCTGCCCGGAAAATATCAATCCCTTCATGCAGCTGTCCTTTCTGGCCCTGCCGGTCATTCCCGAATTGCGCCTGACGGATCGGGGCCTGGTGGACGTGGGCCTCTTCGATCTGGTGCCGTTGCAGGGCTGA
- a CDS encoding cytochrome c3 family protein, producing MKRIGLFILSGFIAAGCALTAVAAEAEMEIPESVTMSAKGFEGYTPKKGDVTFNHASHMGIACQDCHHTVADTYTIQGCMSEGCHDSVANRAEPSSIYRAFHTTKDTKKSCVGCHRDLKRKGESDAPLTCNSCHVQ from the coding sequence ATGAAACGCATCGGTCTTTTTATCCTGTCTGGATTCATAGCGGCGGGTTGCGCCCTGACGGCCGTGGCCGCGGAAGCGGAAATGGAAATCCCCGAAAGCGTGACCATGAGCGCCAAGGGCTTTGAAGGCTACACTCCCAAAAAGGGAGACGTCACTTTCAACCATGCCTCGCACATGGGTATCGCCTGTCAGGACTGCCATCATACCGTGGCCGATACCTACACCATCCAGGGCTGTATGTCCGAAGGCTGTCACGACAGCGTGGCCAACCGGGCCGAGCCGTCCTCCATCTACAGAGCGTTTCACACCACCAAGGACACCAAGAAAAGCTGTGTGGGCTGCCACCGGGATCTGAAGCGCAAGGGCGAAAGCGATGCGCCGCTGACCTGCAACAGCTGCCACGTCCAGTAG
- a CDS encoding helix-turn-helix domain-containing protein has translation MNSKNLSRQGLPRRAAGNLESLGRNIRAARTLRGLTMQDLAERAMTSRETIRRLEQGHPGVSVGVLVHVLWVLELDDQIGALAALENDSQGQALALAGLPRRVDAGRTDEFDF, from the coding sequence ATGAACAGCAAAAATCTGTCCCGCCAGGGACTGCCGCGCAGAGCCGCCGGGAATCTCGAATCTCTGGGGAGGAACATCCGCGCCGCCCGCACGCTGCGGGGGCTGACCATGCAGGATCTGGCGGAACGCGCCATGACCTCGCGTGAAACCATCCGCCGCCTGGAGCAGGGGCATCCGGGCGTATCCGTGGGCGTGCTGGTGCATGTACTCTGGGTGCTGGAGCTCGACGACCAGATCGGGGCGCTGGCCGCTCTGGAAAATGACTCACAAGGGCAGGCTCTGGCTCTGGCCGGGCTGCCGCGGCGTGTGGATGCGGGAAGAACCGATGAGTTCGACTTCTGA
- a CDS encoding rhodanese-like domain-containing protein: MKRVSYMWLCCIVMCLMFPLACQSRNTVLLDPAEAAAFMERHEGREDFLVLDVRTAEEFRQGHIGGARWLDYYAPDFAERFARLDRNATILLYCRSGNRTSRVSDLAQRLGFTRIFDLRGGILAWSRAGLPLTAGKEPKAP, translated from the coding sequence ATGAAACGCGTTTCATACATGTGGTTGTGCTGCATAGTGATGTGCCTGATGTTTCCCCTGGCCTGCCAGAGCCGGAACACGGTTTTGCTCGATCCTGCGGAAGCCGCGGCTTTTATGGAGAGGCATGAGGGCCGGGAGGATTTTCTTGTCCTGGATGTGCGCACGGCCGAAGAGTTCCGGCAGGGGCATATCGGGGGTGCGCGCTGGCTTGACTATTATGCGCCCGATTTCGCGGAGCGTTTTGCCAGGTTGGACCGCAACGCGACCATTCTGCTGTATTGCCGCAGCGGAAACCGTACATCCAGAGTCTCCGATCTGGCCCAGCGTCTGGGATTCACCCGGATATTCGATCTTCGCGGGGGCATCCTGGCCTGGTCCCGGGCGGGCCTGCCCCTGACTGCCGGGAAAGAGCCGAAAGCGCCGTAA
- a CDS encoding lysophospholipid acyltransferase family protein, translated as MIRTLLTALSAAGAALSPRALRLCGSALGAALWAGLPGRRRETAARIGERLGLDAASARALARRTFGHNAQSFLEILMTRRVDPRFLHERVEFENPGLFDALRTSTRPIVAATAHLGAWELLVGLMGAFSPAETCHVVVRLPRNAALAEAIVRLRSQPRIHILPHRDAARNTLSHLRSGGKSAFLVDHNCKRAEAEFLPFLGRTAAVNKGPAILALRAKAEVWPIFLLRLPDDRFRFVTLPILDTARLTGDLDQRVREICRFYTRAVEDMVLRYPDQWFWMHRRWKTRPEGEEGDD; from the coding sequence ATGATCAGAACCCTGCTGACGGCCCTGTCCGCCGCCGGAGCGGCCCTTTCCCCGAGGGCCCTGCGCCTTTGCGGGTCCGCTCTGGGCGCCGCCCTCTGGGCCGGCCTTCCCGGCAGACGGCGGGAGACTGCTGCCCGCATCGGGGAGCGGCTGGGGCTCGATGCCGCTTCGGCCAGGGCTCTGGCCCGGAGGACTTTCGGGCACAACGCGCAGTCCTTTCTGGAGATACTCATGACGCGCCGGGTGGACCCGCGTTTTCTGCACGAGCGGGTCGAGTTTGAAAATCCCGGTCTTTTCGATGCCCTGCGGACCAGCACCCGCCCCATCGTGGCGGCCACGGCTCATCTGGGCGCGTGGGAACTTCTGGTGGGTCTCATGGGCGCCTTTTCTCCGGCAGAGACATGCCATGTGGTCGTCCGCCTGCCCAGAAACGCGGCCCTGGCCGAAGCCATCGTCCGGCTGCGCTCCCAGCCCCGGATACACATTCTCCCGCATCGCGACGCGGCCCGGAACACCTTGAGCCATCTGCGTTCGGGCGGCAAAAGCGCCTTTCTGGTGGACCACAACTGCAAACGCGCCGAAGCGGAGTTTCTGCCCTTTCTGGGCCGCACGGCGGCGGTGAACAAGGGTCCGGCGATCCTGGCCCTGCGGGCCAAGGCCGAAGTCTGGCCCATCTTTCTGCTGCGTCTGCCGGATGACCGCTTCCGTTTCGTGACCCTGCCCATCCTGGATACGGCAAGGTTGACGGGCGATCTGGATCAGCGCGTCCGCGAGATCTGCCGGTTCTACACCCGCGCGGTGGAAGACATGGTGCTCCGCTACCCGGACCAGTGGTTCTGGATGCACCGGAGATGGAAAACACGCCCCGAGGGCGAAGAAGGAGATGATTGA